In the Aromatoleum bremense genome, one interval contains:
- a CDS encoding NAD kinase: MSKNFRIVALIGKYQSPDVAEAVLRIAEFLRVRGLDVWIEQGTASSIGMAGQFAVASYDEIGAQADLAVVLGGDGTMLNTARRLSQHGVPLVGINQGRLGFLTDISRDEALPKLAEILDGRYTEESRAMLDAEVLRAGHRVFQTLALNDVVVNKGELGRMIEFDLSIDGEFVYTQRSDGMILTTPTGSTAYALSANGPILHPNVGGIALVPLCPHALTARPVTLPDTSHIEIVLLPQHDARIHFDGQARFDARAGDRLRVTRSPDVVRLLHPEGYSYFAMLREKLHWSAPPRRP; this comes from the coding sequence ATGAGCAAGAACTTCCGCATCGTTGCACTGATCGGCAAGTACCAGAGCCCCGACGTGGCGGAGGCGGTGCTGCGCATCGCCGAATTCCTGCGGGTGCGCGGACTTGACGTGTGGATCGAGCAGGGGACGGCGAGTTCCATCGGCATGGCTGGTCAGTTTGCCGTTGCGAGCTACGATGAGATCGGCGCCCAGGCGGACCTCGCTGTCGTGCTCGGCGGCGACGGCACGATGCTCAATACGGCGCGCCGGCTGTCCCAGCATGGCGTGCCGCTGGTCGGGATCAACCAGGGCAGGCTCGGTTTCCTCACCGATATCTCGCGCGACGAAGCGTTGCCGAAACTCGCCGAGATTCTCGACGGACGCTACACCGAGGAATCGCGAGCGATGCTCGACGCCGAAGTGCTGCGGGCGGGCCACCGCGTATTCCAGACGCTGGCGCTCAACGATGTGGTCGTGAACAAGGGCGAGCTGGGCCGGATGATCGAGTTCGATCTGTCAATCGACGGGGAATTTGTTTATACGCAGCGCTCGGACGGGATGATCCTGACGACCCCGACGGGTTCGACAGCATACGCGTTGTCGGCCAACGGGCCGATCCTCCATCCGAACGTCGGCGGGATCGCCCTGGTACCGTTGTGCCCTCATGCGCTCACCGCGCGTCCGGTCACGTTGCCGGATACTTCTCATATCGAGATCGTGCTGTTGCCCCAGCATGACGCCCGGATACATTTCGATGGCCAGGCCCGCTTCGACGCTCGCGCCGGCGACCGGCTGCGGGTCACTCGTTCGCCCGATGTCGTCCGCCTGCTGCACCCGGAGGGCTACAGCTATTTCGCCATGCTGCGCGAGAAGCTTCACTGGAGCGCGCCGCCGCGTCGTCCCTGA
- the hrcA gene encoding heat-inducible transcriptional repressor HrcA: MKLLDPRSQLLLKTLIERYIVEGQPVGSRALSRYSGLELSPATVRNVMSDLEEMGFITSPHTSAGRIPTALGYRFFVDSLLTVQPLEQARVRKLKGQLQPDQPQRLMNSASHLLSELTQFAGVVVSPRRDTVKIRQIEFISLAENRILLIIVTTAGDVQNRILITRRAYSSAELVEAAAYLTEHFAGLGFDDIRARIRDELKQLRSDMSELMTAAVEAGNAAAEEDSASYVLSGETNLLDVEDLSSNMARLRELFKLFEQKTGLMQLLDLSNRAQGVQIFIGDESGLSQLDGCSVVTAGYEVNGKVVGSVGVIGPTRMAYDRVIPIVDITARLLSNALSSPG; encoded by the coding sequence ATGAAACTGCTAGACCCCCGCTCCCAGTTACTGCTGAAGACCCTGATCGAACGATACATCGTCGAAGGTCAGCCGGTCGGCTCGCGCGCGCTTTCACGTTATTCCGGCCTCGAGCTGTCGCCGGCGACGGTGCGTAACGTGATGAGCGACCTCGAGGAGATGGGTTTCATCACCAGCCCGCACACTTCGGCCGGGCGCATCCCGACCGCCCTGGGCTACCGTTTCTTCGTCGATTCGCTGCTGACCGTGCAGCCGCTCGAACAGGCGCGCGTGCGCAAACTCAAGGGCCAACTGCAGCCCGATCAGCCGCAGCGCCTGATGAATTCCGCGTCGCACCTGCTGTCCGAACTTACCCAGTTCGCCGGCGTGGTTGTTTCGCCACGCCGCGATACCGTGAAGATCCGACAGATCGAGTTCATCAGCCTCGCCGAGAACCGCATCCTGCTGATCATCGTAACCACTGCCGGGGACGTGCAAAACCGCATCCTGATCACGCGCCGCGCCTACTCCTCGGCGGAACTCGTCGAGGCGGCGGCCTACCTTACCGAGCACTTCGCCGGACTCGGATTCGACGACATCCGCGCCCGCATCCGCGACGAACTCAAGCAGTTGCGCAGCGACATGAGCGAACTCATGACGGCCGCCGTCGAGGCCGGCAATGCGGCCGCCGAAGAGGACAGCGCGAGCTATGTACTGTCGGGCGAAACCAACCTGCTCGACGTCGAGGACCTGTCGTCGAACATGGCTCGCCTGCGCGAACTATTCAAGCTCTTCGAACAGAAGACCGGCCTGATGCAGCTGCTCGACCTCTCGAACCGCGCGCAGGGCGTGCAGATCTTCATTGGCGACGAATCCGGGCTCTCGCAACTCGACGGCTGCAGCGTCGTGACCGCGGGCTACGAAGTCAACGGCAAAGTGGTTGGCTCGGTCGGCGTCATCGGCCCGACGCGCATGGCCTACGATCGAGTCATCCCGATCGTCGACATCACGGCCCGCCTCCTGTCGAATGCGCTCTCGAGCCCTGGCTGA
- the hemH gene encoding ferrochelatase: MARYWPEPAHTHGTSARTGVLLVNLGTPAAPTAAAVRPYLKEFLSDPRVVEIPRVIWWPILNGVILNLRPKKSAEKYAAVWSDAGSPLKVHTERQAKLLAGYLGHSGVSDVVVDWAMRYGAPPISDVLVRMKADGCSRILVVPLYPQYAASTTASVIDEVARCLTRWRNLPEIRYVRNFHDHPGYVGALAQSVRDHWAKHGEPDQLVMSFHGIPKRSLDLGDPYHCECHVTARLLAAKLDLPPERWQLTFQSRFGKAEWLKPYTQPTLEALGRKGTGRVDVICPGFASDCLETLEEIALECRTAFLGAGGKAFHYIPCLNERHDWIAALTDIVRSRIGDWLEAPLPEAGHLAATAQQARAAGAER, translated from the coding sequence ATGGCCCGTTATTGGCCCGAACCCGCCCACACCCACGGCACCTCCGCGCGCACCGGCGTCCTGCTTGTCAATCTCGGTACCCCCGCGGCGCCGACGGCTGCGGCGGTTCGCCCTTATCTCAAGGAATTCCTCTCCGACCCGCGCGTCGTCGAGATCCCGCGCGTGATCTGGTGGCCGATTCTGAACGGTGTCATTCTCAACCTGCGGCCGAAGAAATCGGCTGAGAAATACGCGGCCGTCTGGAGCGACGCCGGATCGCCGCTCAAAGTCCACACCGAACGACAGGCAAAACTCCTTGCCGGGTATCTCGGCCACTCAGGGGTGAGCGACGTCGTCGTCGACTGGGCGATGCGCTATGGGGCGCCGCCCATATCCGACGTACTCGTCCGCATGAAAGCCGACGGCTGCAGCCGGATCCTCGTCGTGCCGCTGTATCCGCAGTATGCGGCGAGCACCACCGCGAGCGTCATCGACGAGGTCGCGCGCTGCCTGACCCGCTGGCGTAACCTGCCCGAGATCCGCTATGTGCGGAACTTTCACGATCACCCGGGCTACGTCGGAGCACTCGCCCAGAGCGTACGCGACCACTGGGCAAAACACGGTGAGCCCGACCAGCTCGTGATGAGCTTTCACGGTATACCGAAGCGCTCGCTCGATCTTGGTGATCCTTACCACTGCGAGTGCCACGTCACTGCACGCCTGCTCGCAGCGAAGCTCGACCTGCCACCCGAGCGCTGGCAGCTCACCTTCCAGTCCCGCTTCGGCAAGGCGGAATGGCTGAAACCCTACACCCAGCCGACCCTCGAAGCACTCGGCCGCAAAGGGACCGGGCGCGTCGACGTGATCTGCCCTGGGTTCGCTTCGGACTGCCTCGAAACCCTCGAGGAAATCGCCCTCGAATGCAGGACGGCGTTCCTCGGCGCCGGCGGCAAGGCCTTTCATTACATTCCCTGCCTCAACGAGCGACATGACTGGATTGCTGCACTGACCGACATCGTCCGCAGCCGGATCGGTGACTGGCTGGAAGCTCCCCTGCCGGAGGCGGGGCACCTCGCCGCGACAGCCCAACAGGCACGTGCCGCAGGAGCGGAACGCTGA
- a CDS encoding serine/threonine-protein kinase: MSDIPHSIGKYRVIKEVGRGATAIVYRVESPDDPEPLAVKLVRFQDKARDEAKWNRRLLKLLKAEQAVVSRLDHPNIVRIHEVVTEPDQAYVVMEYFPGESLERYCSFERLLPIHRTIGIVFKCCMALDHAYRQGVVHRDIKPANILVDENDNVKITDFGLALNINKKVETDSTFIMGVGSPAYMSPEQIKGYPLNQKTDLYSLGVVLFHLLTGRLPFRAANPAQLIYKIINADPPLVSQLNPDMPELMDTVLRKALEKDLYSRYRNGAEFAKDLSAVRYKIVDDEDVPQDTTRFTTLRKLAFFTEFDDVELWEVLRTSTWRSVAARTTLIRERDADQRFGVVVAGEVELSVDGRRVQRLGPGEVFGELAWLDTIDHRHPVTAVAVAPTTYIEVNPAALALATEEVRELFRRLVATTVARRLAAAARELGRYGEPAVIGDLTATGGLDLQILDD; this comes from the coding sequence ATGAGCGATATTCCGCACAGCATCGGAAAATACCGGGTCATCAAGGAGGTGGGGCGCGGCGCGACTGCCATCGTCTATAGGGTGGAATCCCCGGATGATCCCGAACCGCTGGCCGTCAAGCTCGTCCGCTTCCAGGACAAGGCGAGGGACGAAGCGAAGTGGAACCGTCGCCTGCTCAAGCTGCTGAAGGCCGAACAGGCGGTCGTCAGCCGCCTCGACCATCCGAACATCGTCCGCATCCACGAAGTCGTCACCGAGCCGGATCAGGCTTACGTGGTGATGGAGTATTTTCCCGGCGAGTCGCTCGAGCGGTACTGCAGCTTCGAACGCCTGCTGCCGATTCATCGCACGATCGGCATCGTCTTCAAGTGCTGCATGGCGCTCGACCACGCCTACCGGCAGGGCGTTGTCCACCGGGACATCAAGCCGGCCAACATCCTTGTCGACGAGAACGACAACGTAAAGATCACCGACTTCGGCCTGGCGCTGAACATCAACAAGAAGGTCGAGACCGACTCGACTTTCATCATGGGCGTCGGTTCGCCCGCCTATATGAGCCCCGAGCAGATCAAGGGCTACCCGCTGAACCAGAAAACCGACCTCTATTCCCTCGGCGTCGTGCTGTTCCATTTACTGACCGGGCGCTTGCCGTTTCGTGCGGCCAATCCGGCGCAGCTGATCTACAAGATCATTAATGCGGACCCGCCGCTGGTTTCGCAGCTGAACCCGGACATGCCGGAGTTGATGGACACGGTCCTGCGCAAGGCGCTGGAGAAGGATCTTTACTCGCGCTACCGCAACGGCGCCGAGTTTGCAAAGGATCTGTCAGCGGTGCGCTACAAGATCGTCGACGACGAGGATGTGCCGCAGGATACGACGCGGTTTACGACTCTGCGCAAGCTTGCCTTCTTCACCGAATTCGACGATGTCGAGTTGTGGGAGGTGCTGCGCACTTCGACCTGGCGCAGCGTGGCGGCACGGACGACGCTGATTCGCGAGCGCGACGCCGACCAGCGCTTCGGCGTCGTGGTGGCCGGCGAGGTGGAACTGTCTGTCGATGGACGCCGGGTGCAGCGGCTCGGCCCGGGGGAGGTCTTCGGCGAGCTGGCATGGCTCGACACGATCGACCACCGGCATCCGGTCACCGCGGTCGCGGTGGCGCCGACGACGTATATCGAGGTCAACCCGGCAGCGCTGGCACTGGCGACGGAAGAGGTCCGGGAACTTTTCCGCCGGCTGGTGGCGACGACGGTTGCGCGGCGGCTCGCGGCCGCGGCGCGGGAACTGGGGAGGTATGGCGAGCCGGCCGTTATCGGTGACCTGACCGCCACGGGCGGGCTCGATCTGCAGATCCTCGACGACTGA
- the grpE gene encoding nucleotide exchange factor GrpE, whose protein sequence is MQENKQPSEIQGELPELPDGESVQPQPANEQAAPDTDTMPRLEETLRQAELKAAEHHDAWLRARAETENVRRRAQEDIAKASKFAAEKFAAGVLPVRDSLEAALASEKQTLESLREGVELTLKQLNAAFQNAGLTEEDPTGQKFDPNKHQAISAIEAEGEPNTVLNVLQKGYLLHGRVIRPAMVMVSKAKGM, encoded by the coding sequence ATGCAGGAAAACAAGCAGCCTTCCGAAATCCAGGGCGAACTGCCCGAGCTTCCAGATGGCGAATCAGTGCAGCCGCAACCGGCGAACGAACAGGCGGCCCCCGATACGGACACGATGCCGCGACTCGAGGAAACCCTGCGCCAGGCCGAACTGAAAGCCGCCGAACACCACGACGCGTGGCTGCGAGCCCGCGCCGAAACCGAGAACGTCCGCCGCCGGGCCCAGGAAGACATCGCCAAGGCGTCGAAGTTTGCAGCCGAAAAATTCGCCGCTGGCGTGCTTCCGGTCAGGGACAGCCTCGAAGCCGCGCTCGCGAGCGAGAAACAGACTCTGGAGAGCCTGCGGGAAGGCGTTGAATTGACGCTCAAGCAACTGAACGCTGCCTTCCAGAATGCGGGCCTCACCGAAGAAGACCCGACCGGGCAAAAGTTTGATCCGAACAAGCACCAGGCGATCAGCGCGATCGAAGCCGAAGGCGAGCCGAATACAGTACTCAACGTACTGCAGAAAGGCTACCTTCTGCACGGGCGCGTGATCCGTCCGGCAATGGTGATGGTTTCGAAAGCCAAGGGTATGTAA
- the dnaK gene encoding molecular chaperone DnaK, with product MGKIIGIDLGTTNSCVAVMEGGKPKVIENSEGARTTPSVVAYAEDGEILTGAPAKRQAVTNAKNTLFAVKRLIGRRFEEKEVQKDIDLMPYTICKADNSDAWVEVRGKKIAPPQVSAEVLRKMKKTAEDYLGEEVTEAVITVPAYFNDSQRQATKDAGRIAGLEVKRIINEPTAAALAFGMDKKPGDSKIAVYDLGGGTFDISIIEIADIDGEHQFEVLATNGDTFLGGEDFDQRLIDYIVTEFKKEQGVDLKKDVLALQRLKEAAEKAKIELSSGQQTEVNLPYITADASGPKHLAVKITRAKFESLVEELVQRTIEPCRIALKDAGLKITDIDDVILVGGQTRMPKVQEKVKEFFGKEARRDVNPDEAVAVGASIQGGVLQGEVKDVLLLDVTPLSLGIETLGGVMTKLIQKNTTVPTKASQVFSTADDNQNAVTIHVLQGEREMASGNKSLGQFNLSDIPPAPRGMPQIEVTFDIDANGILHVSAKDKATGKENKIKIQANSGLSEDEIQRMVQDAAAHAEEDKKAHELVDTRNQCDALVHSVKKSLTEYGDKISADEKAKIEQAMKDAEEALKSNDKDTIEARMQALATASQKLGEQMYAQSQGAEGGATGEAAGGGSAGGSKAADADVVDAEFTEVKDKK from the coding sequence ATGGGAAAAATCATCGGTATCGACCTGGGCACGACGAATAGCTGCGTCGCCGTGATGGAAGGCGGCAAGCCCAAGGTAATCGAAAACTCCGAAGGCGCACGTACCACCCCGTCCGTCGTCGCGTACGCGGAAGACGGCGAGATCCTGACCGGCGCGCCGGCCAAGCGCCAGGCGGTCACGAACGCGAAGAACACGCTGTTCGCCGTCAAGCGCCTGATCGGCCGCCGCTTCGAAGAGAAGGAAGTACAGAAGGACATCGACCTGATGCCCTATACGATCTGCAAGGCCGACAACAGCGACGCGTGGGTCGAAGTGCGCGGCAAGAAAATCGCCCCGCCGCAGGTCTCCGCCGAAGTGCTGCGCAAGATGAAGAAGACCGCCGAGGACTACCTCGGCGAGGAAGTCACCGAAGCCGTCATCACGGTGCCGGCCTACTTCAACGACAGCCAGCGCCAGGCGACCAAGGACGCCGGCCGCATCGCCGGGCTGGAAGTCAAGCGCATCATCAACGAGCCGACCGCCGCAGCGCTCGCGTTCGGCATGGACAAGAAGCCGGGCGACTCGAAGATCGCCGTGTATGACCTCGGCGGCGGCACCTTCGACATCTCGATCATCGAGATCGCCGACATCGACGGTGAACACCAGTTCGAAGTGCTCGCGACGAACGGCGACACTTTCCTCGGCGGCGAGGACTTCGACCAGCGCCTGATCGACTACATCGTCACCGAGTTCAAGAAGGAACAGGGCGTCGACCTGAAGAAGGACGTGCTCGCGCTGCAGCGCCTGAAGGAAGCGGCCGAGAAGGCGAAGATCGAGCTGTCGTCGGGCCAGCAGACCGAAGTGAACCTGCCGTACATCACGGCCGACGCATCGGGCCCGAAGCACCTCGCGGTGAAGATCACGCGCGCGAAGTTCGAATCGCTCGTCGAAGAGCTGGTTCAGCGCACGATCGAGCCGTGCCGCATCGCGCTGAAGGACGCCGGGCTGAAGATCACCGACATCGACGACGTCATTCTCGTCGGCGGCCAGACGCGGATGCCGAAGGTGCAGGAGAAGGTCAAGGAGTTCTTCGGCAAGGAAGCGCGCCGCGACGTGAATCCGGATGAAGCGGTCGCGGTCGGCGCCTCGATCCAGGGCGGCGTGCTGCAGGGCGAAGTCAAGGATGTGCTGCTGCTCGACGTGACCCCGCTGTCGCTCGGCATCGAGACGCTCGGCGGCGTGATGACGAAGCTGATCCAGAAGAACACCACGGTACCGACAAAGGCGAGCCAGGTGTTTTCGACTGCCGACGACAACCAGAACGCGGTGACGATCCACGTGCTGCAGGGCGAGCGCGAAATGGCATCGGGCAACAAGAGCCTCGGCCAGTTCAACCTGTCGGACATCCCGCCCGCTCCGCGCGGCATGCCGCAAATCGAGGTCACGTTCGACATCGACGCGAACGGCATCCTGCACGTATCGGCGAAGGACAAGGCCACCGGCAAGGAAAACAAGATCAAGATCCAGGCGAACTCGGGCCTGTCCGAGGACGAGATCCAGCGCATGGTGCAGGACGCCGCCGCGCACGCCGAGGAAGACAAGAAGGCCCACGAACTGGTCGATACCCGCAACCAGTGCGACGCGCTGGTGCATTCGGTGAAGAAATCGCTGACCGAATACGGCGACAAGATCAGCGCCGACGAAAAGGCCAAGATCGAACAGGCGATGAAGGACGCGGAAGAGGCGCTGAAGAGCAACGACAAGGACACCATCGAAGCCCGGATGCAGGCGTTGGCGACGGCCAGCCAGAAGCTCGGCGAGCAGATGTACGCGCAGTCGCAGGGTGCCGAAGGCGGTGCCACGGGCGAGGCAGCGGGCGGCGGATCCGCGGGCGGCTCGAAGGCTGCCGATGCCGACGTGGTCGACGCCGAGTTCACCGAAGTCAAAGACAAGAAGTGA
- the dnaJ gene encoding molecular chaperone DnaJ gives MAKRDYYEVLGVNRDASDDEIKKAYRKLAMKHHPDRNPDNKDSEDKFKEAKNAYEILSDAQKRAAYDRYGHAGVDSSAGAGPGGQGFDGFADAFSDIFGDIFGGAGGAGRGRSNVYRGADLRYNLEISLEEAARGADKTIRIPTVEECDTCHGSGAKPGTQPKPCPTCGGAGQVRIQQGFFSIQQTCPKCHGTGRIIPDPCRDCGGAGRVKRQKTLEVKIPAGIDEGMRLRHAGHGEPGVNGGPPGDLYVEIHIRAHPVFQRDHDDLHCEMPISITTAALGGEIEIPTLEGMARLKIPAETQSGKVFRLRGKGIRNVRSQGHGDLMCHVVVETPVNLTERQKELLREFEEVSSSDADRHNPKAKSWMDKVKDFFGA, from the coding sequence ATGGCAAAAAGGGATTACTACGAGGTGCTGGGTGTCAACCGCGACGCCTCGGATGATGAGATCAAGAAGGCCTACCGCAAGCTGGCCATGAAGCACCACCCGGACCGCAATCCGGACAACAAGGACTCCGAGGATAAGTTCAAGGAAGCGAAAAACGCGTACGAAATCCTGTCCGATGCGCAAAAACGCGCCGCGTACGACCGCTATGGACATGCCGGGGTGGATTCGTCTGCCGGCGCCGGGCCTGGCGGGCAAGGTTTCGACGGGTTTGCCGACGCGTTCTCGGACATCTTCGGCGATATCTTCGGCGGCGCGGGCGGAGCCGGACGCGGACGGTCGAACGTGTATCGCGGCGCGGATCTTCGCTACAACCTCGAAATCTCTCTCGAAGAAGCGGCCCGCGGTGCCGACAAGACGATCCGCATCCCGACCGTCGAGGAATGCGACACCTGCCACGGCAGCGGCGCGAAACCCGGCACGCAGCCGAAGCCCTGCCCCACCTGCGGCGGCGCCGGCCAGGTGCGCATCCAGCAAGGCTTCTTCTCGATCCAGCAGACCTGCCCGAAGTGCCACGGCACGGGGCGGATCATTCCGGACCCGTGCCGCGACTGCGGCGGGGCCGGGCGGGTGAAGCGGCAGAAGACGCTGGAAGTGAAGATCCCGGCGGGAATCGACGAAGGAATGCGACTGCGCCACGCCGGTCACGGCGAACCGGGCGTCAACGGCGGGCCTCCGGGAGACCTGTACGTCGAGATCCATATCCGCGCCCACCCGGTGTTCCAGCGCGACCACGACGACCTGCACTGCGAGATGCCGATCAGCATCACGACCGCAGCGCTCGGCGGGGAGATCGAAATCCCGACGCTCGAAGGCATGGCACGGCTGAAAATTCCCGCCGAGACGCAGAGCGGCAAGGTGTTCCGGCTGCGCGGGAAGGGAATTCGCAACGTCCGCTCGCAGGGTCACGGCGATCTGATGTGCCATGTCGTCGTCGAGACCCCGGTCAATCTCACGGAGCGTCAGAAAGAGCTGTTGCGCGAATTCGAGGAGGTTTCCAGTTCGGACGCCGACCGCCACAACCCCAAGGCAAAATCCTGGATGGACAAGGTCAAGGACTTCTTCGGCGCCTGA
- the cysS gene encoding cysteine--tRNA ligase, translated as MLHIHNTLTRRKEAFVPIDPGKVRMYVCGMTVYDYCHLGHARVMVVFDMVARWLRASGFELTYVRNITDIDDKIIRRAGEKGESIRTLTDRFIVAMHEDADALGVLRPDHEPRATEYVTQMQSLIGRLREKGLAYVAGNRDVCYSVRKFDSYGRLSGKSLDELRAGERVEVAGDKQDPLDFVLWKHARTDEPDEVKWASPWGTGRPGWHIECSAMSSDLLGERFDIHGGGQDLQFPHHENEIAQSEGAHGHTFVNYWMHNGFVRVDDEKMSKSLGNFFTIRDVLKRFDPEVVRFFILRAHYRSPLNYSDAHLEDARQALTRLYTALRNVEPSDAGIDWDEPHAVRFRAAMDDDFNTAEAVAVLFELANEANRTGSAATAAQLKGLGGVLGLLAREPASFLQGRIAGEPDEEGGVAIEAMIERRALAKKSKDYAEADRIRAQLLASGVVLEDTPQGTVWRRA; from the coding sequence ATGTTGCACATTCACAATACGCTGACACGAAGAAAGGAAGCCTTCGTTCCGATCGACCCGGGCAAGGTGCGGATGTACGTCTGCGGGATGACGGTCTACGACTATTGCCACCTCGGGCATGCGCGCGTGATGGTGGTCTTCGACATGGTGGCGCGCTGGTTGCGGGCGAGCGGTTTCGAACTCACATATGTGCGGAACATCACCGACATCGACGACAAGATCATCAGGCGGGCGGGTGAGAAGGGCGAATCGATCCGCACGCTCACCGACCGGTTCATTGTCGCGATGCACGAGGACGCGGACGCCCTCGGCGTGCTGCGGCCCGACCACGAGCCGCGTGCAACGGAATATGTGACGCAGATGCAGTCGCTCATTGGCCGCTTGCGTGAGAAGGGGCTCGCCTATGTGGCCGGGAACCGCGACGTGTGCTACTCGGTTCGAAAATTCGACAGCTATGGCCGGCTTTCCGGCAAGTCGCTCGACGAACTGCGCGCCGGCGAGCGCGTCGAAGTCGCCGGCGACAAACAGGATCCGCTCGATTTCGTGCTGTGGAAGCATGCCCGGACCGACGAGCCCGACGAAGTCAAGTGGGCGTCACCGTGGGGAACGGGGCGCCCGGGTTGGCACATCGAGTGCTCGGCGATGAGTTCGGACCTGCTCGGCGAACGGTTCGACATCCATGGCGGCGGCCAGGATCTGCAGTTTCCTCATCACGAGAACGAGATCGCGCAGTCCGAGGGCGCGCACGGGCATACGTTCGTGAATTACTGGATGCACAACGGTTTCGTCCGCGTCGACGACGAAAAGATGTCGAAATCGCTCGGCAACTTCTTCACGATCCGCGATGTCCTCAAGCGCTTCGACCCTGAAGTCGTCCGCTTTTTCATCCTGCGCGCGCACTACCGCAGTCCGCTGAATTATTCCGACGCCCACCTTGAAGATGCACGCCAGGCGCTGACACGCCTCTACACTGCATTGCGCAACGTTGAGCCGTCCGATGCAGGGATCGATTGGGACGAACCGCACGCAGTGCGATTCCGCGCTGCGATGGACGATGATTTCAATACAGCGGAGGCGGTGGCGGTGCTTTTCGAACTTGCGAACGAAGCCAACCGCACCGGATCCGCCGCGACTGCGGCCCAGCTCAAGGGGTTGGGAGGCGTGCTCGGACTGCTCGCGCGCGAGCCGGCGAGCTTCCTTCAGGGCAGGATAGCCGGCGAACCGGACGAGGAGGGAGGCGTCGCGATCGAGGCGATGATCGAGCGCCGCGCGCTGGCGAAGAAGTCGAAGGACTACGCGGAGGCCGACCGGATTCGTGCGCAATTGCTCGCGTCGGGAGTCGTCCTCGAGGATACGCCGCAAGGCACCGTCTGGCGCCGCGCCTGA
- a CDS encoding peptidylprolyl isomerase — MKRLLASLFLFGWLLSAGAANPVVEMRTSEGPVVIELFADKAPKSVANFIEYVKSGHFNGTIFHRVIDGFMIQGGGFDAAMRQKPTRAPIENEAKNGLRNETGTLAMARTADPHSASAQFFINLVDNRFLDYPSRDGWGYAVFGKVTEGFDVVQKIGRLPTRTVNGMQNVPEQPVTIESVRVVDAVPAKSTKQ, encoded by the coding sequence ATGAAGCGCCTGCTCGCCTCTCTCTTTCTGTTCGGCTGGCTCCTTTCCGCCGGCGCGGCCAACCCGGTTGTCGAGATGCGGACCAGCGAAGGTCCGGTAGTGATCGAACTTTTCGCCGACAAGGCACCCAAATCGGTCGCGAACTTCATTGAGTACGTGAAGAGCGGCCACTTCAACGGCACCATTTTCCATCGCGTCATCGACGGATTCATGATTCAGGGCGGCGGCTTCGACGCGGCGATGAGGCAGAAACCTACCCGCGCCCCGATCGAGAACGAAGCGAAGAACGGCCTGCGCAACGAAACCGGCACGCTCGCGATGGCACGCACGGCCGATCCTCATTCGGCCAGTGCCCAATTCTTCATCAACCTCGTCGACAACCGCTTTCTCGACTACCCCTCCCGCGACGGCTGGGGGTATGCCGTTTTCGGCAAGGTCACTGAAGGGTTCGACGTCGTACAGAAAATCGGCCGGCTTCCGACCCGCACCGTGAATGGCATGCAGAACGTTCCCGAGCAGCCGGTCACGATCGAATCGGTCCGCGTCGTAGACGCGGTGCCGGCAAAATCCACCAAGCAGTAA
- a CDS encoding peptidylprolyl isomerase has product MAVKLHTNHGTITLELDSAKAPETVKNFLAYVTAGHYDNTIFHRVIKGFMIQGGGFEPGMAQKPTREPIKNEADNGLKNVTGTVAMARTQAPHSATAQFFINVADNDFLDFRSADTQGWGYCVFGRVTEGMDVVDAIRSVKTGSSGFHQDVPVEDVVIERAEIV; this is encoded by the coding sequence ATGGCAGTCAAGCTTCATACCAACCACGGTACGATCACCCTCGAACTGGATTCCGCGAAGGCTCCGGAAACGGTCAAGAATTTTCTCGCCTACGTTACGGCCGGCCATTACGACAACACGATCTTTCATCGCGTGATCAAGGGCTTCATGATCCAGGGTGGAGGTTTCGAACCCGGTATGGCGCAGAAACCTACTCGCGAGCCGATCAAGAACGAAGCCGACAACGGCCTGAAGAACGTCACCGGCACGGTCGCGATGGCCCGCACACAGGCCCCGCACTCCGCGACGGCGCAGTTTTTCATCAACGTTGCCGACAACGATTTCCTCGATTTCCGTTCGGCGGACACCCAGGGCTGGGGCTACTGCGTGTTCGGCCGGGTCACTGAAGGCATGGATGTCGTGGATGCGATCCGCTCGGTCAAGACCGGCTCCAGCGGCTTTCACCAGGACGTCCCGGTCGAGGACGTCGTGATCGAGCGCGCCGAAATCGTCTGA